One window of Sardina pilchardus chromosome 2, fSarPil1.1, whole genome shotgun sequence genomic DNA carries:
- the LOC134069363 gene encoding bone morphogenetic protein 4 isoform X1 codes for MKKHVWNFIYTSSHTYREPHADYPAMLCSVTQWILLSLGTFALCPCLIRCSAHRQHGEAHMTLQLDALKASILGYLGMDRPPELRARESRQELDRMLEQYKQMQQLLGGNSTLEETRTQHTHRVSTNILPVSVVPVSVQKGEHHLHPKTAWHRADFHRMSSIRNELTLVQAKLKLHNADPGCSHNKQKIQINIYEYEEGNTHLRHVEKFVMKRRFCTRNVTLDMRAAIERWRVRPRNSTLTFYIGLTMGPRTDQTIPKIVLEMDFISHGGEGKSRQVRSTKEEDCEEESKCCRKSLNVSFKDIGWSDWVVAPSSYKMYFCDGSCPHNYKPASMHTLVKSRMHHMTKGATPRPCCVPAAYEPMILMHYDSRGKLKLTPFNDLIASKCHCA; via the exons ATGAAAAAGCATGTGTGGAATTTCATTTATACTTCCAGCCACACATATAGAGAGCCACACGCCGACTACCCTGCCATGCTCTGCTCAGTCACCCAGTGGATTCTGTTATCCCTTGGAACCTTTGCCCTCTGTCCCTGCCTTATTAGGTGCAGTGCTCACAGGCAGCATGGAGAGGCACACATGACCCTCCAGCTAGACGCCCTGAAGGCCAGCATCCTGGGCTACCTGGGAATGGACCGGCCCCCGGAGCTCAGAGCCAGAGAGTCAAGGCAGGAGCTGGACAGGATGCTTGAGCAGTACAAGCAGATGCAGCAGCTGCTCGGGGGGAACTCCACTCTGGAGGAGACACGCACGCAGCACACGCACAGAGTCTCAACGAACATTCTCCCAGTCTCTG TGGTCCCAGTAAGTGTACAGAAGGGTGAACATCACCTGCATCCCAAGACTGCCTGGCACAGAGCAGACTTCCACAGAATGTCCTCTATCAGAAATGAGCTGACGCTGGTTCAGGCCAAGCTGAAACTTCACAATGCCGACCCTGGCTGCTCACATAATAAACAGAAAATTCAGATAAACATATATGAATACGAAGAGGGAAACACTCACCTCCGCCACGTGGAGAAATTTGTTATGAAAAGACGATTTTGCACCAGAAATGTGACACTAGACATGAGAGCTGCCATTGAAAGATGGAGGGTGCGTCCTAGAAATAGCACTTTAACCTTTTATATAGGTCTTACTATGGGACCAAGAACAGATCAGACTATACCTAAGATAGTGCTAGAGATGGACTTCATATCACATGGTGGAGAGGGCAAATCTAGGCAAGTCAGGTCTACAAAGGAAGAAGACTGCGAAGAGGAAAGCAAGTGCTGCCGGAAGTCGTTGAATGTGTCTTTCAAAGACATAGGCTGGTCGGACTGGGTCGTGGCACCCAGCAGTTACAAAATGTACTTTTGCGATGGCTCCTGCCCCCACAACTACAAGCCAGCCAGCATGCACACGTTGGTGAAGTCACGCATGCATCACATGACCAAAGGGGCCACGCCTCGACCGTGCTGTGTTCCGGCGGCCTATGAGCCCATGATCCTCATGCACTATGACAGTCGAGGAAAGTTGAAGCTCACACCTTTCAATGATTTGATCGCTAGCAAATGTCACTGTGCCtga
- the LOC134069363 gene encoding bone morphogenetic protein 4 isoform X2, with protein MSTRCSAHRQHGEAHMTLQLDALKASILGYLGMDRPPELRARESRQELDRMLEQYKQMQQLLGGNSTLEETRTQHTHRVSTNILPVSVVPVSVQKGEHHLHPKTAWHRADFHRMSSIRNELTLVQAKLKLHNADPGCSHNKQKIQINIYEYEEGNTHLRHVEKFVMKRRFCTRNVTLDMRAAIERWRVRPRNSTLTFYIGLTMGPRTDQTIPKIVLEMDFISHGGEGKSRQVRSTKEEDCEEESKCCRKSLNVSFKDIGWSDWVVAPSSYKMYFCDGSCPHNYKPASMHTLVKSRMHHMTKGATPRPCCVPAAYEPMILMHYDSRGKLKLTPFNDLIASKCHCA; from the exons GTGCAGTGCTCACAGGCAGCATGGAGAGGCACACATGACCCTCCAGCTAGACGCCCTGAAGGCCAGCATCCTGGGCTACCTGGGAATGGACCGGCCCCCGGAGCTCAGAGCCAGAGAGTCAAGGCAGGAGCTGGACAGGATGCTTGAGCAGTACAAGCAGATGCAGCAGCTGCTCGGGGGGAACTCCACTCTGGAGGAGACACGCACGCAGCACACGCACAGAGTCTCAACGAACATTCTCCCAGTCTCTG TGGTCCCAGTAAGTGTACAGAAGGGTGAACATCACCTGCATCCCAAGACTGCCTGGCACAGAGCAGACTTCCACAGAATGTCCTCTATCAGAAATGAGCTGACGCTGGTTCAGGCCAAGCTGAAACTTCACAATGCCGACCCTGGCTGCTCACATAATAAACAGAAAATTCAGATAAACATATATGAATACGAAGAGGGAAACACTCACCTCCGCCACGTGGAGAAATTTGTTATGAAAAGACGATTTTGCACCAGAAATGTGACACTAGACATGAGAGCTGCCATTGAAAGATGGAGGGTGCGTCCTAGAAATAGCACTTTAACCTTTTATATAGGTCTTACTATGGGACCAAGAACAGATCAGACTATACCTAAGATAGTGCTAGAGATGGACTTCATATCACATGGTGGAGAGGGCAAATCTAGGCAAGTCAGGTCTACAAAGGAAGAAGACTGCGAAGAGGAAAGCAAGTGCTGCCGGAAGTCGTTGAATGTGTCTTTCAAAGACATAGGCTGGTCGGACTGGGTCGTGGCACCCAGCAGTTACAAAATGTACTTTTGCGATGGCTCCTGCCCCCACAACTACAAGCCAGCCAGCATGCACACGTTGGTGAAGTCACGCATGCATCACATGACCAAAGGGGCCACGCCTCGACCGTGCTGTGTTCCGGCGGCCTATGAGCCCATGATCCTCATGCACTATGACAGTCGAGGAAAGTTGAAGCTCACACCTTTCAATGATTTGATCGCTAGCAAATGTCACTGTGCCtga